ATCAAGAAAGCTCCTAAAACGAGATTAATCAATCCCATTACCTAAAACGAGATTAATCAATCCCATTACGCTCTGCTGCCAAAGACTGAGGGCTGAATAGTGCTCTTTCTTTAacagcagggcagaagagcacagcacacaacaagcCAGGTTACCAAAGGGCTGTTTGGATAATAAAGGTGTCTGGATAATCAGGGTTTGGATTATCagggttttactgtatttgtatagcCTATTTGAAACATGTTAAATGCAGGTCTATACCATTTTCCCAATAAGGCTACTTGAAACCAAGCCTTCAATAGATGTAAAATGGCTTCATAAACCTGATCAcacaaaatgcttttttattaaaatgttaaaataaagcaaataataaatggttttctatttgcattattttatccTGGTAAATACGACATGTTGACAATGAGCAGGGCCCAAATGATGTAGCtaatttcaacatttaaatgctggGCTGCTCTTTCTTATTCTCAGTGTACTAATAAAGGCCATTTCAGAAAGGTATTTGGTACATGGATTTAAGTTTTCAAACAGATCATTCATTACCAGagagatgtacagtatatacttccTTGGCATTTTACATATACATTCATATGATAACATGTTATTTCAGTGTAAAGTAATAATATTAAGGATAACTTTTGCTTATGCACCAATAGCATTGCTTCTGACCAGAACACCACAGCCAACTACCCATAGCTATTAAATATGGGCTATTACCAGAATGGTTGTCATTGAAAGCACTTTGTATATAAAGAGGGCtgtcagttgttttttgtttatttttttgcagttgaAGTTTAAGGGTGGCTGATCGTCACAGTGTGATTCTGAAAGAGAGGTTGGAGGAAAAGTCCAAGAGTTCCCACCACACAGACAAAGACAAAGATCCACAGAAACATCCGATCCACCACCATTGCCACATATTTCCAGTCTTCAATCACCTGGAAAACAGAAACATGGTTAGTGACTTTACCTCCGTAACCTCAGTGCTGAGGCTGATTTTACAAAATGTCTTGGAGTAAAGTTGTTATTGAAATTATAGTCAATTACAGTACATACACCGTTAAATAGATGTGAGTTCATGAATGacttatataatataatacattgacatacagataataaaaaaaatgacctaTTCAGTTAGAATGCCCAACACTTGGAATTAACCTCCCAGGCAGACTTACACTTTGGTCATCATCATCTCCCCTCATATGATCAGCAACAAACCGGACCCCTTCGACAGCCTCCAGGACTTCAGGACCGTAGCGTGCTGAACCGCGTTGACGGAAGTCCTGCTGGCTTGAAAAGCTATCTGGCATATCTGCTTTCCTGGCAGGGTTGACAAAGTAAGTGGCATTTTTGTAGAAGTGTCCAGAAGAGGAGGAACAGATGGAAGTGAAGTCAATGTGAGGGGGGGCGGCCAGTGCAGCCTTGCGAAGCTTCATCTGTTGCTGACGAAGCCTCTGTCTGGCTGAGCTGTTCTGGGGGCGCTTCATGAATAGGAGGGCAGGCAGCTTCACCATAAAGACTACTTTGACCCAGGATGGCATGGTGTGGGTGCTGGGGGAGCGGTGATGGACATTGAGGACACAAACACTGGTGATAATGGAGAAGGTCACCAAGACCATTGCGAACATCAAGTATTTCCCGATCAAGGGGACATCCAAGGAAGTGGGTGGTACAATCTTAGAAATCAGAAGGAGGAAGACAGTGAGGGCCAGAAGGACTGAGATGCACAGGGTCATCTTCTCGCCACAGTCTGAGGGGAGGTAGAAGACTAGGATGGCCAAGGAGGTGATGAGCACACAAGGGATGATAAGGTTGATGGTGTAAAACAAAGGCTTCCTCTTAATAATGAAGTCATAGGTGACGTCTACATAGGTAGGATCCAGAGGATTGACGATTCTCCGTCCAGGAAGTGCCACGATGTCCCACTCCCCACTTGGGGTGAAGTCATCCATGCTGGCCACCTCATTCTTCAGCACTAGGTCAATCTCTGTGTGGTCGTAAGTCCAAGAGCGGAACTTGAGGGTGCAGTTTTGCTGGTCAAACGGGAAGTGTTTGACCTCAATCTTGCAGGCGCTCTTGTAAATGGCAGGAGGGAGCCAGAAAATACTGCCATTGAACTGGACCACTGCATTCGTGAAGAGGGACA
The DNA window shown above is from Acipenser ruthenus chromosome 24, fAciRut3.2 maternal haplotype, whole genome shotgun sequence and carries:
- the LOC117429237 gene encoding neuronal acetylcholine receptor subunit beta-4-like gives rise to the protein MDCMGTAMKLTLTFCVLLLTLIKRSSSADAEERLMNNLLSQKRYNKLIRPAINNTQRVSIQLQVSLAQLISVNEREQIMTTNVWLTQEWDDYRLSWDPSEYDGIDKLRIPPRHIWLPDIVLYNNADGTYEVSLFTNAVVQFNGSIFWLPPAIYKSACKIEVKHFPFDQQNCTLKFRSWTYDHTEIDLVLKNEVASMDDFTPSGEWDIVALPGRRIVNPLDPTYVDVTYDFIIKRKPLFYTINLIIPCVLITSLAILVFYLPSDCGEKMTLCISVLLALTVFLLLISKIVPPTSLDVPLIGKYLMFAMVLVTFSIITSVCVLNVHHRSPSTHTMPSWVKVVFMVKLPALLFMKRPQNSSARQRLRQQQMKLRKAALAAPPHIDFTSICSSSSGHFYKNATYFVNPARKADMPDSFSSQQDFRQRGSARYGPEVLEAVEGVRFVADHMRGDDDDQSVIEDWKYVAMVVDRMFLWIFVFVCVVGTLGLFLQPLFQNHTVTISHP